One window from the genome of Vidua chalybeata isolate OUT-0048 chromosome 3, bVidCha1 merged haplotype, whole genome shotgun sequence encodes:
- the RWDD2A gene encoding RWD domain-containing protein 2A isoform X1 translates to MAVTVKECLELQLLEVEMLLSMFPKRGEFSVDADAVPSIQRYLKDADGALPPQLEYRIAVEVGESKVKVELQVLLPHMYPQVAPQLFARSDALHRQQQLQLNTRLASHIGSLDSGDLCVCEAVQWVKDNTLPFLENCKASECASKEVRVKEMLHRMWIYSHHIYRQELRKKIFDCAKKLNLTGFCLTGKPGVICVEGLRENCEEFWRVIRYPNWKHISCKHVENIETEGSIDNLRLFHSFEDLQFQAHGDYGLRNDYHMDLGQFLEFLKQHQSGHIFQILFGVEGKLSDN, encoded by the exons ATGGCTGTCACGGTGAAAGAAtgcctggagctccagctgctggaagtgGAAATGCTCCTTTCGATGTTTCCCAAAAGAGGAGAGTTCAGTGTGGATGCGGATGCCGTGCCCAGCATCCAGCGCTACCTGAAGGATGCCGACGGAGCCCTGCCCCCACAGCTGGAATATCGAATCGCTGTCGAGGTAGGGGAGTCAAAG GTAAAGGTGGAGTTGCAGGTTCTCCTTCCTCATATGTACCCTCAGGTGGCTCCTCAGCTTTTTGCCAGATCAGATGCTctgcacagacagcagcagttGCAGCTCAATACTCGTCTGGCGTCTCACATTGGCTCTCTGGATTCAGGAGATCTGTGTGTATGTGAGGCTGTGCAGTGGGTGAAGGACAACACCCTGCCTTTCTTGGAAAACTGTAAGGCCTCTGAGTGTGCTTCTAAAGAAGTCAGGGTTAAGGAGATGCTGCATCGCATGTGGATCTACAGCCATCACATAtacaggcaggagctgaggaaaaAGATTTTTGACTGTGCAAAGAAGTTAAATCTGACTGGCTTCTGCCTAACTGGGAAACCTGGTGTCATCTGTGTGGAGGGACTCCGGGAAAACTGTGAAGAGTTCTGGCGTGTTATTAGATATCCCAACTGGAAGCATATTTCATGCAAGCATGTGGAGAATATAGAAACGGAGGGAAGCATTGATAATCTTCGTCTCTTTCACAGTTTTGAAGACCTGCAGTTTCAGGCACATGGTGATTATGGCCTGAGGAATGACTATCACATGGATCTTGGTCAGTTTCTAGAATTCCTGAAGCAGCATCAAAGTGGacacatttttcagattttatttggtGTTGAAGGCAAACTTTCAGACAATTGA
- the RWDD2A gene encoding RWD domain-containing protein 2A isoform X2 encodes MAVTVKECLELQLLEVEMLLSMFPKRGEFSVDADAVPSIQRYLKDADGALPPQLEYRIAVEVKVELQVLLPHMYPQVAPQLFARSDALHRQQQLQLNTRLASHIGSLDSGDLCVCEAVQWVKDNTLPFLENCKASECASKEVRVKEMLHRMWIYSHHIYRQELRKKIFDCAKKLNLTGFCLTGKPGVICVEGLRENCEEFWRVIRYPNWKHISCKHVENIETEGSIDNLRLFHSFEDLQFQAHGDYGLRNDYHMDLGQFLEFLKQHQSGHIFQILFGVEGKLSDN; translated from the exons ATGGCTGTCACGGTGAAAGAAtgcctggagctccagctgctggaagtgGAAATGCTCCTTTCGATGTTTCCCAAAAGAGGAGAGTTCAGTGTGGATGCGGATGCCGTGCCCAGCATCCAGCGCTACCTGAAGGATGCCGACGGAGCCCTGCCCCCACAGCTGGAATATCGAATCGCTGTCGAG GTAAAGGTGGAGTTGCAGGTTCTCCTTCCTCATATGTACCCTCAGGTGGCTCCTCAGCTTTTTGCCAGATCAGATGCTctgcacagacagcagcagttGCAGCTCAATACTCGTCTGGCGTCTCACATTGGCTCTCTGGATTCAGGAGATCTGTGTGTATGTGAGGCTGTGCAGTGGGTGAAGGACAACACCCTGCCTTTCTTGGAAAACTGTAAGGCCTCTGAGTGTGCTTCTAAAGAAGTCAGGGTTAAGGAGATGCTGCATCGCATGTGGATCTACAGCCATCACATAtacaggcaggagctgaggaaaaAGATTTTTGACTGTGCAAAGAAGTTAAATCTGACTGGCTTCTGCCTAACTGGGAAACCTGGTGTCATCTGTGTGGAGGGACTCCGGGAAAACTGTGAAGAGTTCTGGCGTGTTATTAGATATCCCAACTGGAAGCATATTTCATGCAAGCATGTGGAGAATATAGAAACGGAGGGAAGCATTGATAATCTTCGTCTCTTTCACAGTTTTGAAGACCTGCAGTTTCAGGCACATGGTGATTATGGCCTGAGGAATGACTATCACATGGATCTTGGTCAGTTTCTAGAATTCCTGAAGCAGCATCAAAGTGGacacatttttcagattttatttggtGTTGAAGGCAAACTTTCAGACAATTGA
- the PGM3 gene encoding phosphoacetylglucosamine mutase, giving the protein MDCEALRKHSALHPKPAGLALHYGTAGFRTKAEQLDHVVFRMGLLAALRSKAVTATIGIMVTASHNPEEDNGVKLVDPLGEMLHPSWEEYATQLANAEEQELQKVITEICQKAAVNLHKDASVFIGRDTRPSSKKLSQSVIDGIQVLGGQYHDYGLVTTPQLHYMVCCQNTQGQYGKATLEGYYEKLSKAFMELIKQSHCSGECQRHLKIDCANGIGALKLSEMKPYFPQEVLIHIYNDGTKEKLNHLCGADFVKVHQKPPGGLDMKPNERCCSFDGDADRIVYYYKDTAGHFHLIDGDKIATLISIFLKELLAKVKQEFKMAVVQTAYANGNSTRYLQETLKVPVHCVKTGVKHLHHKAQEFDVGVYFEANGHGTVLFSKAAETKIRQLVKEEKDNEKREAAKMLENTIDLINQTVGDAVSDMLVIEAILALKGLTVQQWDALYADLPNRLLKVQVADRRVIDTTDAERRALTPPGLQEKIDALVKKYKLSRAFVRPSGTEDVVRIYAEADTQENADALAHEVSLAVFHLAGGKGAPPQPV; this is encoded by the exons ATGGACTGTGAAGCCCTCAGGAAGCACTCGGCATTGCACCCCAAGCCTGCCGGGCTGGCCCTGCACTACGGCACCGCCGGGTTCCGCACCAAGGCCGAGCAGCTGGACCACGTCGTGTTCCGCATGGGCCTCCTGGCAGCCCTCAGGTCCAAAGCCGTGACAGCGACCATTGGCATCATGGTTACAGCGTCTCACAACCCCGAA GAAGACAATGGTGTAAAGCTGGTTGATCCTCTTGGAGAAATGCTGCACCCTTCCTGGGAAGAGTATGCCACACAGCTAGCAaatgcagaggagcaggaattACAGAAGGTGATAACTGAGATCTgccaaaaagcagcagtgaacCTGCACAAAGATGCCTCGGTTTTTATTGGTAGAGACACCAG GCCAAGCAGCAAGAAGCTGTCCCAGTCAGTCATAGATGGTATCCAGGTTCTAGGTGGTCAGTACCATG ATTATGGTCTGGTGACAACACCACAGCTCCACTACATGGTCTGCTGTCAAAACACCCAAGGGCAATATGGGAAAGCAACACTGGAAGGTTATTATGAAAAACTGTCCAAAGCTTTTATGGAATTGATAAAACAG TCTCACTGCTCTGGAGAGTGTCAGAGGCACCTGAAGATTGACTGTGCCAATGGAATAGGAGCCCTGAAACTATCAGAAATGAAGCCCTACTTTCCACAAGAGGTGCTAATTCACATATATAATGATGGAACCAAGGAGAAACTCAATCACTTATGTGGTGCAGATTTTGTGAAAGTTCACCAGAAACCACCTGGAG GGCTGGACATGAAGCCCAATGAGAGATGCTGCTCATTTGATGGTGATGCAGATAGAATTGTTTATTATTATAAGGACACAGCTGGCCATTTTCACCTGATCGATGGAGATAAAATAGCAACTTTAATTAGTATCTTCCTAAAAGAACTTCTTGCCAAG GTGAAACAGGAGTTCAAGATGGCAGTGGTACAAACAGCATATGCCAATGGGAATTCGACACGCTACCTCCAGGAAACACTGAAG GTACCTGTGCACTGTGTCAAAACAGGAGTGAAACACTTGCACCACAAGGCCCAGGAGTTTGATGTGGGTGTTTATTTTGAGGCAAATGGACATGGCACA GTACTGTTTAGTAAAGCTGCTGAAACTAAAATACGACAGCTggtaaaagaggagaaagataatgaaaaaagagaagcagcaaagaTGCTTGAAAACACGATTGACCTGATTAATCAG ACTGTTGGCGATGCTGTCTCAGACATGCTGGTTATTGAAGCAATCCTGGCTCTCAAGGGTCTGACTGTGCAGCAGTGGGACGCCCTCTACGCCGACCTTCCCAATCGGCTGCTCAAGGTCCAG GTCGCAGACAGGCGCGTTATTGACACAACAGATGCAGAAAGGCGAGCGCTGACGCCCCCGGGCCTACAGGAGAAAATTGATGCCCTTGTCAAGAAGTACAAACTGTCCCGGGCGTTTGTCCGTCCATCGGGAACGGAGGACGTCGTCAGAATCTATGCTGAAGCAGACACACAG GAGAATGCAGATGCACTCGCCCATGAAGTGAGCCTGGCTGTTTTCCACCTTGCTGGTGGAAAAGGAGCACCACCACAGCCTGTATAG